One stretch of Toxoplasma gondii ME49 chromosome XI, whole genome shotgun sequence DNA includes these proteins:
- a CDS encoding hypothetical protein (encoded by transcript TGME49_310045~Signal peptide predicted by SignalP 2.0 HMM (probability 0.804) with cleavage site probability 0.330 at residue 15), translating to MSLLWFVAVACRRESLHGTAPLFHVSTWLRQAATSRMKETAYPGCKRVSPGKSSLRLASLNEGASLAHFDKRCEDIRVTATKKQTHFSRLPNICLLRDLAHNNCCLRPTIRAHVGTARFGFTKTLIF from the exons ATGAGCCTACTTTGGTTTGTTGCAGTTGCTTGCCGACGAGAAAGTTTACACGGAACGGCGCCTCTATTCCACGTGTCAACATGGTTGAGGCAAGCGGCTACGAGCAGGATGAAAGAGACAGCTTATCCGGGGTGCAAACGTGTCTCTCCAGG CAAATCGTCGCTCCGGCTTGCCTCTCTGAACGAAGGAGCCTCGCTCGCCCACTTCGATAAACGCTGTGAAGACATCCGCGTCACAGCGACCAAGAAGCAGACCCACTTCAGCCGGCTCCCGAACATCTGTCTGCTTCGCGATCTTGCACACAACAACTGCTGTCTACGACCAACAATCAGGGCACACGTAGGAACTGCTCGGTTTGGGTTTACAAAGACACTGATATTCTAG
- a CDS encoding RNA recognition motif-containing protein (encoded by transcript TGME49_310050): MYHIPVAAPLGVYGTPAVPVPYSPAPYGAPAHPGAYPRGAVEAWEPGVDPRADRRSEATRDVRRTSRAPISATGRDRGDLRSGSHAAANAQSEENKIFVGNLNQQTTTETLSAYMKQFGAVEDVVVMVDKVTGNSRGFGFVTFADASSVTSCVGAEKHVIDGQEVDVRNAVPKGQMVNKNADDDQHSKVFVGGIPETLTEERLSAFLSERFGSVKKVSLMHDKNTGRCRGFGFVTFQFPHSAQNCVGKHDVDGHVIEVKKAEPRFATAKPLLGDERRGEDRLRGREDNGYDRPHAGLYGAPPEIDLYGAGPMRRGHYPTLRPATRADYDGYAGRPYVPPSDPYAAAPVAHYPPVATTPVAATVPAYSLPPATAPGPYMASPSSPTSLHPASVGAVYQQVYPAHSVAPEQAPGESYGQYAAAGAATPAGDAVVDPYDIRSAASRQARYARPPASRVHPY; this comes from the exons ATGTACCACATTCCCGTAGCTGCGCCCTTGGGAGTGTACGGCACTCCTGCCGTTCCAGTGCCGTACAGCCCCGCGCCGTACGGAGCTCCAGCACACCCTGGCGCGTATCCTCGAGGAGCTGTCGAAGCTTGGGAACCTGGCGTCGACCCTCGTGCTGatcgaagaagcgaagcgactCGCGACGTTCGCCGAACAAGTCGCGCGCCGATTTCCGCCACTGGCCGCGATCGCGGAGACCTGCGCAGCGGGTCGCATGCTGCGGCGAACGCACAgtctgaagaaaacaaaatTTTCGTCGGGAACTTGAATCAGCAAACCACGACGGAAACCCTTTCGGCATACATGAAGCAGTTCGGAGCG GTGGAAGACGTCGTGGTCATGGTCGACAAAGTCACAGGAAACAGCAGAGGTTTCGGTTTCGTCACTTTCGCCGACGCTTCGTCTGTCACCAGCTGCGTGGGCGCGGAGAAGCATGTGATAGACGGCCAGGAG GTTGATGTCAGGAATGCTGTTCCAAAGGGCCAGATGGTGAACAAGAACGCAGATGACGATCAACATAGCAAAGTCTTCGTCGGAGGAATCCCAGAGACTCTCACTGAAG AGCGGCTGTCAGCCTTTCTCTCCGAGCGTTTCGGCAGCGTGAAGAAAGTGTCTCTCATGCACGACAAGAACACTG GCCGTTGCCGGGGCTTCGGGTTCGTCACCTTCCAGTTTCCTCACAGTGCGCAGAACTGCGTCGGAAAGCACGACGTCGATGGCCACGTCAtcgaggtgaagaaggcggagcCGAGGTTTGCGACAGCGAAGCCTCTTTTGGG TGATGAGCGACGCGGCGAAGACAGactgagaggaagagaggataACGGCTACGACAGACCCCACGCTGGCCTCTACGGTGCACCCCCCGAGATTGACCTATACGGTGCAG GACCCATGCGGCGAGGGCATTACCCAACCCTGCGGCCGGCGACGCGAGCGGACTATGACGGTTACGCTGGGCGCCCGTATGTGCCTCCCTCAGACCCTTACGCAGCCGCTCCCGTCGCACACTATCCGCCGGTGGCTACAACTCCGGTAGCGGCAACGGTGCCAGCATACAGTTTGCCTCCAGCCACTGCGCCAGGCCCGTACATGGCGTCGCCATCGTCGCCGACTTCTTTGCATCCGGCTTCTGTTGGAGCTGTGTATCAGCAAGTGTACCCGGCGCACTCTGTGGCACCAGAGCAAGCCCCGGGTGAATCTTATGGTCAGTACGCAGCGGCCGGAGCGGCTACGCCTGCTGGCGACGCAGTCGTCGATCCGTATGACATTCGCAGTGCAGCTAGTAGACAGGCCCGATACGCACGACCTCCTGCGTCGAGGGTCCACCCGTACTAA